A stretch of the Vibrio sp. SS-MA-C1-2 genome encodes the following:
- the hpf gene encoding ribosome hibernation-promoting factor, HPF/YfiA family, with protein MKINIQNPHVAINEDTRKDIEGKFSKIISHFPDLVSSDIIISKEHNEHHVEVFTNYEGARISAKASDKVMYPAINAALKKLETGLHNRKGQLKADLHSKPTSTAPEIASDYIQDMKLV; from the coding sequence ATGAAAATAAATATTCAAAACCCACATGTAGCTATCAACGAAGATACCCGTAAAGATATTGAAGGAAAGTTTAGTAAAATCATCTCTCATTTCCCCGACCTTGTCAGCTCAGACATTATTATCTCAAAAGAGCACAATGAGCATCACGTCGAAGTTTTCACCAATTATGAGGGTGCACGCATTTCTGCAAAAGCATCGGATAAAGTCATGTACCCAGCAATTAATGCCGCATTGAAAAAGCTAGAAACGGGTCTGCATAACCGTAAAGGCCAATTAAAAGCAGATTTACACAGCAAACCAACAAGCACTGCACCAGAAATTGCCTCTGATTACATTCAGGACATGAAACTGGTTTAA
- a CDS encoding GNAT family N-acetyltransferase encodes MINLRQMTPSEFLIYSDYFIDDYSREIADNYGHSMEKARDLANKELIRCFPNGLDTIEHELLCIESGSELVGYLWHSLNIHNKSTFIYDFYIYSNKRNNGYGKLAIAALELQLTTIGIQQIKLRVAYHNQRALKLYQEVGFNISGYNMSKQIKR; translated from the coding sequence ATGATTAATCTCAGACAAATGACCCCCAGCGAATTTTTAATATACAGTGACTATTTCATTGATGATTATAGTCGTGAAATAGCTGATAATTATGGCCACTCCATGGAGAAAGCTAGAGACCTAGCAAATAAGGAGCTCATTCGATGTTTTCCTAATGGTTTGGATACTATTGAGCATGAATTATTGTGTATCGAATCAGGTTCAGAGTTAGTCGGTTATTTGTGGCACTCACTAAATATACATAATAAATCGACATTTATTTATGACTTCTATATTTATTCAAACAAACGTAATAATGGGTATGGTAAATTAGCTATTGCGGCTCTTGAGTTACAATTAACAACAATTGGCATACAGCAGATCAAATTACGGGTCGCCTATCACAATCAAAGAGCATTGAAGCTATACCAAGAAGTGGGTTTTAATATTTCTGGGTATAATATGTCAAAGCAAATAAAGCGGTAA
- the rluF gene encoding 23S rRNA pseudouridine(2604) synthase RluF, which translates to MNNPTEKRLNKFISDSGFCSRREADKLIEQNRVTINGKHPELGTKVQTNDIVEVDGKAINSVAEDKTDRVYIAYNKPVGITCTTERHVHGNIIDAIKHRERIFPIGRLDKPSEGLIFLTSDGDIVNKILRAENAHDKEYIVHVDQPISERFIKRMSQGIPILGTVTKPCKVTMVSKFVFTIILTQGLNRQIRRMCEYLDYEVTSLKRSRIMNVTLDGLKPGQWRNLTEQEMDEINQAVAGSKSTTDRTVSETKKSKINQEVQQQEITQRVLDQAKNTKKKVLKLPTKVKSTQQDDNSESKKSKPKRKKFNTSQRSYNR; encoded by the coding sequence GTGAATAACCCTACAGAAAAACGCCTAAATAAATTTATTAGTGACTCTGGTTTTTGCTCTCGTCGTGAAGCCGATAAATTGATCGAACAAAATAGAGTGACTATCAATGGCAAGCATCCTGAATTAGGCACAAAAGTTCAAACTAACGATATTGTTGAAGTTGATGGTAAAGCAATTAACTCCGTTGCAGAAGATAAGACGGATCGCGTCTACATCGCTTATAATAAGCCAGTTGGTATCACCTGTACGACAGAACGTCATGTCCATGGAAATATTATTGATGCGATTAAACACCGTGAACGTATTTTTCCTATTGGTCGCTTAGATAAGCCGTCTGAAGGATTAATCTTTTTAACCAGTGATGGGGATATTGTTAATAAAATCTTACGTGCTGAAAATGCACATGATAAAGAGTATATCGTTCATGTTGATCAGCCAATTAGCGAACGCTTTATTAAACGAATGTCTCAAGGTATTCCTATTCTTGGCACAGTCACTAAGCCTTGTAAAGTCACGATGGTAAGTAAGTTTGTCTTTACGATTATCTTAACTCAAGGATTAAATCGTCAAATTCGCCGTATGTGTGAATATTTAGATTACGAAGTCACTTCACTAAAACGTAGCCGTATAATGAATGTGACATTAGATGGCTTAAAACCAGGTCAATGGCGTAATCTAACCGAACAAGAGATGGACGAGATCAATCAAGCCGTTGCGGGTTCAAAAAGCACCACTGATCGTACTGTTAGTGAGACGAAAAAAAGCAAAATCAACCAAGAAGTACAACAGCAAGAGATCACTCAACGTGTTCTTGATCAAGCAAAAAACACAAAGAAAAAAGTATTAAAACTGCCAACAAAGGTAAAGAGCACTCAGCAAGATGATAACTCTGAGAGTAAAAAGAGCAAACCAAAACGCAAAAAATTTAATACGTCTCAACGCAGTTATAATCGCTAA
- a CDS encoding PTS sugar transporter subunit IIB: MFKVLLCCETGVSTALLVKKMKIEAEKRRIECQITAYPYDSFYDHVEQYDICLIAPQIKRHYHEIEQYCLQNHKACGLIHINNFGMLRGDLVLNNAIKVYNEYLNRHTGYLD, translated from the coding sequence ATGTTTAAAGTACTTCTTTGTTGTGAGACAGGTGTATCAACTGCACTGTTAGTGAAAAAAATGAAAATAGAGGCAGAGAAGCGAAGGATAGAGTGTCAGATTACGGCTTATCCGTATGACTCTTTCTATGATCATGTAGAGCAGTATGATATTTGCTTAATCGCTCCTCAAATAAAAAGACACTATCATGAGATTGAACAATATTGTCTGCAGAATCATAAAGCATGTGGGTTAATTCATATTAATAATTTTGGCATGCTACGTGGTGATTTAGTGCTTAATAATGCGATTAAAGTCTATAACGAGTATTTAAACCGCCATACAGGTTATCTTGATTGA
- a CDS encoding ACT domain-containing protein, with protein MAGMTDLDQLLRSMSPKLMSDEFAFCTVSGSLFEYIELNPIATFAESEGLTLILEKSIAEKKNLSFEGTYRQITLTVHSSLDAVGLTAAVANKLAIKGISANVIAAYYHDHIFVQTHKADAAILALKEFNVQDK; from the coding sequence ATGGCAGGAATGACCGATTTAGATCAACTATTACGTTCAATGAGCCCAAAATTAATGAGCGATGAATTCGCTTTTTGTACGGTGTCAGGCTCGCTCTTTGAGTATATAGAGCTAAACCCGATTGCGACATTTGCAGAGTCAGAAGGCCTAACACTGATACTTGAAAAATCAATCGCAGAGAAGAAAAATTTATCGTTTGAAGGCACGTATCGTCAGATTACATTAACGGTTCATTCGAGTTTAGATGCTGTCGGTCTTACCGCCGCCGTTGCAAACAAACTTGCGATAAAAGGCATCAGTGCCAATGTGATTGCCGCCTATTACCATGACCATATTTTTGTTCAAACACATAAAGCTGACGCGGCGATTTTAGCCCTAAAAGAATTTAACGTTCAGGACAAATAA
- a CDS encoding PBPRA1643 family SWIM/SEC-C metal-binding motif protein → MSKFFYKGRIEKKPKHESFGYNTKREAKLGTEEQPLTLHLSSETRRADVEQRLEQHQLFANIMIDESQEEDISELTAILNKPETTRFDKTPNRNDPCSCGSGKKYKKCCG, encoded by the coding sequence ATGTCTAAGTTTTTCTATAAAGGTCGCATTGAAAAGAAACCAAAGCATGAAAGTTTTGGATATAACACCAAGCGTGAGGCAAAATTAGGAACAGAAGAGCAGCCTTTAACTCTACATCTCTCTTCTGAGACACGTCGTGCTGACGTTGAGCAACGACTCGAGCAGCATCAATTATTTGCTAATATTATGATTGATGAGTCTCAAGAAGAAGACATTAGTGAATTGACAGCGATATTAAATAAGCCTGAAACGACCCGCTTTGATAAGACGCCTAACCGCAACGATCCTTGTTCTTGTGGGAGCGGTAAAAAATATAAAAAGTGCTGTGGTTAA
- a CDS encoding putative signal transducing protein, with product MEQTKRLLISGNLIQAHIWKGLLESSYIDVEMRGEALIGGIGELPTDLQSVELWVTQNQFQLAEDELAALQTKTEPWWCSHCHEKNEPSFEICWNCQGS from the coding sequence ATGGAACAGACAAAACGGCTATTAATTAGTGGCAACTTAATTCAAGCTCATATATGGAAAGGGCTACTTGAATCCTCGTATATTGATGTTGAAATGAGAGGGGAAGCTTTAATTGGTGGGATTGGTGAGTTACCCACAGACCTACAAAGTGTAGAGCTTTGGGTCACTCAAAATCAGTTTCAACTAGCTGAAGATGAGTTAGCTGCACTACAAACAAAGACCGAACCGTGGTGGTGCTCACATTGCCATGAAAAAAATGAGCCCAGCTTTGAAATCTGCTGGAATTGCCAAGGTTCTTAG
- a CDS encoding GMP reductase → MRIEQDLKLGFKDVLFRPKRSTLKSRSQVELNRKFTFKHSGRQWSGVPIIAANMDSVGSFAMAKSLAEHNVMTAIHKHYTVDDWAEFVKNNDASVLNNAMVSTGTSEAEFQKTKDIMALSDDFIFICIDIANGYSEHLVQYVERVRAEFPDKVISAGNVVTGDMVEELILAGADMVKVGIGPGSVCTTRVKTGVGYPQLSAIIECADAAHGLGGTIIGDGGCSCAGDVSKAFGGGADFVMLGGMLAAHEESGGQLIEEDGKTFMKFYGMSSKSAMDKHSGGVATYRAAEGKTVVLPYRGPVTNTIQDIMGGVRSTCTYVGAARLKELTKRTTFIRVQEQENNVYGRE, encoded by the coding sequence ATGCGTATTGAACAAGATCTTAAACTGGGCTTTAAAGATGTATTATTCCGCCCGAAACGCTCAACGTTGAAGAGCCGTTCTCAAGTAGAACTAAATCGTAAGTTTACTTTTAAGCACAGCGGCCGTCAGTGGTCTGGTGTTCCAATTATTGCCGCTAACATGGATTCAGTTGGTAGCTTTGCAATGGCAAAATCACTTGCTGAACACAATGTAATGACGGCGATTCACAAGCATTACACCGTTGATGATTGGGCTGAGTTTGTAAAGAATAACGACGCATCAGTCCTTAACAATGCGATGGTTTCAACAGGCACCTCTGAAGCAGAATTCCAAAAAACTAAAGATATCATGGCATTAAGCGATGATTTCATTTTTATCTGTATCGATATTGCTAATGGTTACTCAGAGCACTTAGTCCAGTATGTTGAACGTGTTCGTGCTGAGTTCCCAGACAAAGTTATCAGTGCTGGTAACGTGGTAACAGGCGACATGGTAGAAGAACTTATCCTTGCAGGTGCAGACATGGTTAAAGTCGGCATCGGCCCAGGTTCTGTTTGTACAACTCGTGTTAAAACAGGCGTAGGTTACCCTCAATTATCAGCAATTATCGAATGTGCTGACGCTGCACACGGCCTAGGTGGCACAATTATCGGTGACGGTGGTTGTTCATGTGCTGGTGATGTTTCTAAAGCATTCGGTGGCGGTGCAGATTTTGTTATGCTTGGTGGTATGCTAGCGGCACACGAAGAGAGTGGCGGTCAGTTAATCGAAGAAGATGGCAAAACATTCATGAAGTTCTACGGAATGTCATCTAAGAGCGCGATGGACAAGCACTCAGGTGGTGTAGCAACTTACCGCGCAGCTGAAGGTAAAACCGTGGTATTACCATACCGTGGTCCAGTAACAAACACTATCCAAGATATCATGGGTGGCGTACGTTCAACTTGTACTTATGTCGGTGCTGCGCGCCTTAAAGAGCTAACGAAGCGTACAACCTTCATCCGTGTTCAAGAGCAAGAGAATAACGTTTACGGCCGCGAGTAA
- a CDS encoding YaeQ family protein, translating into MALKSTIYKAHINVVDLDKHVYLDIPHTIACHPSETLQRLMLRVVAWGLNADEALQFTKGVSSTEEPDLWQKSLSDEIELWIDLGLPDEKRIKKAASRAKKVIIYAYNDNAAKVWWKQNKAKIEMIKNVSIVFIDNQTLSQLEKIVDRSMQLQFTIESEQVWLSSGDDSLTINPEWWLKRD; encoded by the coding sequence ATGGCGTTAAAATCGACCATTTACAAAGCGCATATCAATGTTGTCGACTTAGATAAACACGTTTATCTCGACATCCCACATACTATTGCTTGTCACCCCTCAGAAACATTGCAACGTCTAATGTTACGCGTTGTGGCGTGGGGGTTGAACGCAGATGAAGCATTACAGTTTACCAAAGGGGTAAGTTCGACCGAAGAGCCGGATCTGTGGCAAAAAAGCTTAAGTGATGAAATTGAACTCTGGATTGATCTTGGCTTACCCGATGAAAAGCGCATTAAGAAAGCAGCAAGTCGTGCTAAAAAGGTCATCATTTATGCCTATAACGATAATGCAGCAAAAGTGTGGTGGAAGCAGAATAAAGCAAAAATTGAAATGATTAAAAATGTTTCTATCGTGTTTATCGATAACCAAACATTATCTCAATTAGAAAAAATTGTTGATCGATCAATGCAGCTGCAATTCACAATCGAAAGTGAGCAAGTATGGTTAAGCAGTGGTGATGATAGTTTAACGATTAACCCTGAATGGTGGTTAAAAAGAGACTAA
- a CDS encoding OmpA family protein: protein MKKITLAFAITIALTGCQATQRQDATTGQYETNATTKGAVGGAAAGALIGAIAGDGKGALIGAAAGALIGGGIGHHVDNQEQEFRQHLLNTGVQVKRVGDNQLVLILAKGIGFSTGSFYPQVAIYPTLDSIVEVLNKYPESNIIVNGYTDSVGSAESNQILSEKRAESIKNYFIGQGLAANRAVSRGFGERNPICTNDTTEGRTCNRRVEITITTPQQ from the coding sequence ATGAAAAAGATCACGCTAGCATTCGCTATCACTATCGCATTAACAGGCTGTCAAGCAACTCAGCGTCAAGATGCAACCACGGGCCAATACGAAACAAATGCAACAACAAAAGGAGCCGTTGGTGGTGCAGCAGCGGGGGCATTAATTGGTGCTATCGCAGGTGATGGCAAAGGGGCTTTAATTGGTGCTGCAGCGGGGGCTCTTATTGGTGGCGGAATTGGTCATCATGTGGATAATCAAGAACAAGAATTTAGACAACACCTATTAAATACTGGTGTACAAGTGAAACGTGTTGGCGACAACCAACTTGTTCTTATTCTTGCCAAAGGTATCGGCTTCTCAACAGGCTCTTTCTATCCTCAAGTTGCTATCTACCCAACATTAGACTCAATTGTTGAAGTATTAAATAAATACCCAGAAAGTAACATCATCGTTAATGGTTATACCGATAGTGTTGGCAGTGCTGAATCAAACCAAATTCTGTCAGAAAAGCGTGCAGAATCAATTAAGAACTATTTTATTGGTCAAGGTCTAGCAGCAAACCGTGCCGTATCTCGTGGCTTTGGTGAGCGTAATCCAATCTGTACTAATGACACAACAGAAGGCCGTACTTGTAACCGTCGAGTAGAGATTACCATTACAACACCACAACAATAA
- a CDS encoding exoribonuclease II codes for MFQDNPLLAQLKKQMQDELPKKEGTIKGTDRGFGFLETDDKKDNLFIPPPYMKKVIHGDRVTAIVRTEKEREIAEPQTLVEQGMTRFVGRIKLIKKRLFVVPDHQQRNDPIAAKLVKGLTKDQFVEGDWVVANITRHPLTADEGGFQCQISEKIAASDDHIAPWWVTLAHNDLPNSEPEGRSEWPLLDEGLLRKDLTELPFITIDGDSTKDMDDALHTTQHDDGTFTLTIAIADPTAYIAADDALDAEARSRGFTIYLPGKNIPMLPRELADDLCSLIDNQQRPAICCEVTIAEDGTIQDDFNFFAANIVSHGRLSYNNVSDFIEQQESTSSLNNDVWQPSSEIAPQLLALRALAKARTTWRETHAVTFPDRPDYRFELGENSEVLAIHVDERRIANRMVEEAMITANICAGKLLQQKFNLGIFNTHAGFSAERFNDVMSILEETEAPFEKEQLLTVEGFSALRRWLNQQPSTYWDSRLRKHQSYSLIAQDPAPHYAMGLEVYATWTSPIRKYGDMINHRLIKAAILDHQDEQTIPQDLAEELMLHRRHHRMAERTISDWLYTMLLADDVEKKTVFSAEIFDINRAGMRVRLLENGAAAFIPGSLICDTKSRIECSADKGMILIDNRPEFKLGDVVDVYLSEVKKESRNLIAAPVLAFLEPTQITEENK; via the coding sequence ATGTTTCAAGACAATCCGTTATTAGCACAATTAAAAAAACAGATGCAAGACGAGTTACCTAAAAAAGAAGGAACGATCAAAGGAACCGATCGTGGCTTCGGATTTTTAGAAACTGATGACAAAAAAGATAATCTATTTATTCCCCCTCCCTACATGAAAAAAGTCATACATGGTGACCGTGTTACTGCCATTGTTCGTACCGAAAAAGAGCGTGAAATTGCGGAACCTCAAACCTTAGTCGAACAAGGTATGACCCGTTTTGTCGGCCGTATTAAGCTGATTAAGAAACGTTTATTTGTCGTACCCGATCACCAACAACGTAATGATCCTATTGCTGCTAAGTTAGTCAAAGGATTAACGAAAGATCAATTTGTCGAAGGCGATTGGGTTGTTGCTAACATAACCCGACATCCATTAACTGCGGATGAAGGCGGTTTCCAATGCCAAATCAGTGAAAAAATTGCGGCTAGTGATGATCATATTGCACCATGGTGGGTAACACTTGCTCATAACGATCTCCCGAATAGTGAGCCTGAAGGTCGAAGTGAATGGCCACTACTTGATGAAGGCCTACTCCGTAAAGATCTCACCGAATTGCCTTTCATTACGATTGATGGTGATTCAACCAAAGATATGGACGATGCACTTCATACGACACAACATGACGATGGGACATTCACATTAACCATTGCCATTGCGGATCCAACAGCTTATATCGCGGCCGATGACGCATTAGATGCTGAAGCTCGCTCTCGTGGCTTTACCATCTATCTTCCGGGTAAAAATATCCCGATGTTGCCTCGTGAATTAGCTGACGACCTATGTTCATTGATCGATAATCAACAACGACCAGCCATTTGTTGTGAAGTCACTATTGCAGAAGATGGTACTATCCAAGATGATTTCAATTTCTTTGCTGCCAATATCGTTTCTCACGGTCGATTAAGCTATAACAATGTCTCTGATTTTATCGAACAACAAGAGTCTACAAGCTCATTGAATAATGACGTTTGGCAACCATCATCTGAAATTGCACCACAACTGTTAGCATTACGTGCGCTAGCAAAGGCTCGTACAACGTGGCGTGAAACGCATGCGGTCACCTTCCCTGATCGCCCTGATTATCGTTTTGAATTGGGTGAAAATAGTGAAGTGTTAGCTATCCATGTTGATGAGCGTCGAATTGCTAATCGCATGGTTGAAGAAGCGATGATCACTGCCAATATCTGTGCCGGTAAATTACTGCAACAGAAATTTAATCTGGGTATATTTAATACTCATGCGGGATTCTCTGCTGAACGATTTAATGATGTAATGTCTATTTTAGAAGAGACTGAAGCACCTTTTGAGAAAGAACAACTTCTCACTGTTGAAGGCTTTAGCGCACTACGTCGTTGGTTAAATCAGCAACCTTCCACTTATTGGGATAGCCGCCTACGCAAGCATCAATCTTATAGCTTAATTGCCCAAGATCCTGCGCCACATTACGCCATGGGCTTAGAGGTTTACGCAACGTGGACATCTCCTATACGTAAATATGGCGACATGATTAACCACCGTTTAATCAAAGCTGCAATTCTTGATCACCAAGATGAGCAAACTATCCCTCAAGATCTTGCAGAAGAGTTAATGCTACATCGCCGTCATCACCGTATGGCAGAGCGTACGATTTCGGATTGGTTATATACCATGCTACTCGCTGACGATGTCGAAAAGAAAACGGTTTTTTCTGCTGAGATTTTTGACATTAACCGTGCAGGAATGCGTGTTCGTCTGTTAGAAAATGGCGCAGCGGCCTTTATACCTGGTTCATTAATTTGTGATACAAAATCACGTATCGAGTGTAGTGCAGATAAAGGAATGATATTGATAGATAACCGCCCTGAATTCAAACTGGGTGATGTTGTCGACGTTTATCTTTCAGAAGTAAAGAAAGAGAGTCGTAACTTAATCGCCGCTCCCGTATTGGCTTTTTTAGAGCCAACACAAATTACTGAAGAAAATAAGTAA
- a CDS encoding type II toxin-antitoxin system RelE/ParE family toxin codes for MMVQVYQNSYSSKLTTYLMNVPVYHRDKIVKKLQQCQEVDDKHHIRNLKVLKNRIWHYKGTIYKLRVDSVGISSRVLFCVKKERLILLHAFTKTTAKTPSKEGKLAVRLFQLWQQDESCVENLSFMTY; via the coding sequence ATGATGGTTCAAGTTTATCAAAATAGTTATTCCTCAAAATTAACAACATATTTAATGAACGTTCCGGTTTATCATAGAGATAAAATCGTTAAAAAATTACAACAATGTCAAGAGGTTGATGATAAGCATCATATTCGAAATCTAAAAGTCCTTAAAAATCGGATCTGGCATTACAAGGGGACGATTTATAAATTAAGAGTAGACTCTGTTGGGATCTCTTCGAGAGTGTTATTTTGTGTAAAAAAAGAAAGGTTAATTCTACTTCATGCTTTTACTAAAACGACAGCTAAAACACCAAGCAAAGAGGGTAAATTGGCAGTGAGACTTTTTCAGTTATGGCAGCAAGATGAGAGTTGTGTTGAAAACTTATCTTTTATGACTTATTGA
- a CDS encoding CoA-disulfide reductase, whose translation MKKTVVIGGNAAGMSFAAKYRRNCRDEEIVVIEQRDYVSFGACGLPYFTANMFDDTERMISRTPEQAIKSGLDLRVNSQVLSLNRDNQTLFIESEGTTYSESYDQLIICTGATPIKPNFGSYNPKHVYTLTTQEDGLAVKEAFNNLDLKRICVIGAGFIGLEVFDSAHHLGKDVTVIEREASILTHQFSSEMVNIVEQDMINQQCELKLNCTVNRIEDNSDGSYNVITDSGSVIADIIILSLGFKPNTELFDLDKAQNGALLTDKLGQTNDANIYAMGDCAMAHHQVLEQPVYLPLATTANKQARMMADHLAGKETFLEGFLGSSCLKVLDQELATTGITEATAKRFDIPYKTVLIEDKNQTDYYPGQEDIMVKLIYSPASKVLLGGEVVGKKGAVGRVNALAVAVTAKMTTSQLGYLDFCYAPPFARTWDTLNVAGNVAK comes from the coding sequence ATGAAAAAAACAGTCGTGATTGGTGGTAATGCTGCAGGTATGAGCTTTGCTGCTAAATATAGAAGAAACTGTCGAGATGAAGAAATTGTGGTGATTGAGCAACGAGATTATGTCTCTTTCGGTGCATGTGGTTTACCTTATTTTACCGCCAATATGTTTGATGATACTGAGCGAATGATCTCTCGCACCCCAGAGCAAGCGATTAAATCTGGCCTAGATCTTCGTGTAAACAGCCAAGTTTTATCGCTAAATCGTGATAATCAGACACTATTTATTGAGTCAGAAGGGACAACCTATAGTGAAAGCTATGACCAATTAATTATTTGTACTGGCGCTACGCCGATTAAACCAAACTTTGGGTCGTATAACCCTAAACATGTTTATACTTTGACGACTCAAGAAGATGGTTTAGCGGTTAAAGAAGCATTTAATAACCTAGATCTTAAACGCATCTGTGTGATTGGTGCCGGTTTTATCGGATTAGAAGTCTTTGATAGCGCACATCATCTAGGTAAAGACGTGACGGTTATCGAACGCGAAGCCTCTATTTTAACCCATCAATTTAGCTCAGAAATGGTCAATATTGTTGAACAGGATATGATTAATCAACAGTGTGAATTAAAGTTAAATTGTACTGTAAATCGTATTGAAGATAATAGTGATGGTAGCTATAACGTGATCACCGATAGTGGCAGTGTTATTGCAGATATTATTATTCTCTCTCTTGGCTTTAAACCAAATACCGAGCTTTTTGATCTAGATAAAGCCCAAAATGGTGCGCTACTAACGGATAAATTGGGTCAAACGAATGATGCAAATATTTATGCGATGGGGGATTGTGCGATGGCGCATCATCAAGTGTTAGAACAGCCTGTCTACCTTCCTCTCGCGACAACGGCCAATAAACAAGCACGAATGATGGCGGACCATTTAGCGGGTAAAGAGACCTTTTTAGAGGGCTTCTTGGGTTCTTCATGCTTGAAGGTATTAGATCAAGAATTAGCCACAACGGGCATCACAGAAGCAACGGCTAAACGTTTTGATATTCCGTATAAGACGGTGTTGATTGAAGATAAGAATCAGACTGATTACTACCCAGGTCAAGAAGATATCATGGTTAAGCTGATCTATTCACCAGCCAGTAAAGTGTTATTGGGCGGAGAAGTAGTCGGCAAAAAAGGTGCGGTAGGGCGAGTGAATGCGCTGGCTGTTGCTGTGACGGCGAAAATGACAACCTCGCAATTAGGTTACCTTGATTTTTGCTATGCCCCTCCTTTTGCCCGTACATGGGATACGTTAAATGTCGCAGGTAATGTGGCTAAGTGA